In Perca fluviatilis chromosome 14, GENO_Pfluv_1.0, whole genome shotgun sequence, a genomic segment contains:
- the nat8l gene encoding N-acetylaspartate synthetase isoform X2: MHFSSPKMVCETKIVADEHDAIPGTKKESIMWSSPPSSAALNPSEATDVRKDAVFIREFECGDQEEVRRIFYEGIMERIPNTAFRGLRQQPKTQFLYALLTGSCFWVAVLDGRVVGIVAAKGREDDNRVELRRMSVDSRYRGKGIAKALGRRVLEFAVRNNYAAVVLGTTAVKLAAHKLYESLGFRRTGQSEDYRLPGMNRSPLERLFFQIRYSRYRLQLREE; encoded by the exons ATGCATTTTTCGTCTCCCAAAATGGTTTGCGAGACTAAAATTGTTGCGGATGAACACGATGCTATACCTGGGACCAAAAAAGAGTCGATCATGTGGAGCTCTCCTCCGTCCAGTGCGGCTCTGAACCCCTCCGAGGCAACGGATGTGAGAAAAGATGCGGTTTTTATCCGCGAGTTCGAGTGCGGGGATCAAGAGGAGGTGCGGCGCATCTTTTATGAGGGCATTATGGAGAGGATACCCAATACGGCGTTTAGGGGGCTCAGGCAGCAGCCCAAGACTCAGTTTTTATATGCTCTTCTGACAG GCTCCTGTTTCTGGGTGGCAGTGCTCGACGGACGTGTGGTGGGGATCGTGGCGGCGAAAGGCCGCGAGGATGACAACCGAGTGGAGCTGCGGCGCATGTCGGTGGACTCTCGGTACCGCGGCAAAGGCATCGCAAAGGCACTGGGTCGTCGTGTTCTGGAGTTCGCCGTGCGCAACAACTATGCTGCTGTGGTCCTGGGCACGACGGCTGTCAAGTTGGCTGCTCACAAGCTGTACGAGTCACTGGGCTTCCGCCGAACGGGCCAGAGCGAGGACTACAGGCTCCCCGGGATGAACCGCTCACCACTGGAGAGGCTCTTCTTCCAGATCCGCTACAGCCGCTACCGCCTGCAGCTCCGTGAGGAGTGA
- the nat8l gene encoding N-acetylaspartate synthetase isoform X1 yields the protein MHFSSPKMVCETKIVADEHDAIPGTKKESIMWSSPPSSAALNPSEATDVRKDAVFIREFECGDQEEVRRIFYEGIMERIPNTAFRGLRQQPKTQFLYALLTVMCYFVTNSVTLTCCAPLILMGARYYYSRKVIHGYLDCALHTDMADIEAYYMKPTGSCFWVAVLDGRVVGIVAAKGREDDNRVELRRMSVDSRYRGKGIAKALGRRVLEFAVRNNYAAVVLGTTAVKLAAHKLYESLGFRRTGQSEDYRLPGMNRSPLERLFFQIRYSRYRLQLREE from the exons ATGCATTTTTCGTCTCCCAAAATGGTTTGCGAGACTAAAATTGTTGCGGATGAACACGATGCTATACCTGGGACCAAAAAAGAGTCGATCATGTGGAGCTCTCCTCCGTCCAGTGCGGCTCTGAACCCCTCCGAGGCAACGGATGTGAGAAAAGATGCGGTTTTTATCCGCGAGTTCGAGTGCGGGGATCAAGAGGAGGTGCGGCGCATCTTTTATGAGGGCATTATGGAGAGGATACCCAATACGGCGTTTAGGGGGCTCAGGCAGCAGCCCAAGACTCAGTTTTTATATGCTCTTCTGACAG TAATGTGCTATTTCGTGACCAATTCCGTCACACTGACCTGCTGTGCGCCACTCATTCTCATGGGTGCGCGCTACTACTACAGCAGGAAAGTTATCCACGGTTATCTGGACTGTGCTCTGCACACGGACATGGCTGACATAGAGGCTTATTACATGAAACCCACAG GCTCCTGTTTCTGGGTGGCAGTGCTCGACGGACGTGTGGTGGGGATCGTGGCGGCGAAAGGCCGCGAGGATGACAACCGAGTGGAGCTGCGGCGCATGTCGGTGGACTCTCGGTACCGCGGCAAAGGCATCGCAAAGGCACTGGGTCGTCGTGTTCTGGAGTTCGCCGTGCGCAACAACTATGCTGCTGTGGTCCTGGGCACGACGGCTGTCAAGTTGGCTGCTCACAAGCTGTACGAGTCACTGGGCTTCCGCCGAACGGGCCAGAGCGAGGACTACAGGCTCCCCGGGATGAACCGCTCACCACTGGAGAGGCTCTTCTTCCAGATCCGCTACAGCCGCTACCGCCTGCAGCTCCGTGAGGAGTGA